In the Anaerosporomusa subterranea genome, one interval contains:
- a CDS encoding NADH-quinone oxidoreductase subunit B, translating to MEVTTEEWLKHNVIVTSIEAVLNWARGNSMWPLTSGLACCSIEMMHASASRFDLSRFGYEVFRPSPRQADVMLTTGTLTWKMAPVFVKLYEQMPDPKFVVAMGSCAISGGPFVDSYSVVPGIDKVVPVDVFIPGCPPRPEALIHAMIELKRKIQHPDVVEKQRIERLSGHGW from the coding sequence ATGGAAGTAACAACAGAGGAATGGCTGAAACATAATGTCATTGTGACCTCGATTGAAGCAGTGTTGAATTGGGCGCGGGGAAATTCCATGTGGCCGCTGACGTCAGGTCTGGCTTGCTGTTCGATCGAAATGATGCACGCCTCGGCCAGCCGCTTTGACTTGTCCCGCTTTGGCTATGAAGTGTTTAGACCATCGCCGCGGCAGGCGGATGTGATGCTGACGACCGGTACGCTGACCTGGAAAATGGCGCCAGTTTTTGTCAAACTGTATGAGCAGATGCCTGACCCGAAATTTGTGGTGGCGATGGGCAGCTGCGCGATTTCCGGCGGCCCGTTTGTGGATTCGTATTCGGTAGTTCCAGGGATTGACAAGGTGGTCCCGGTTGATGTCTTTATACCTGGCTGTCCGCCGCGACCGGAAGCGCTGATTCATGCGATGATTGAACTGAAACGCAAGATACAGCATCCTGATGTCGTAGAAAAGCAGCGGATTGAGAGGTTGAGCGGCCATGGCTGGTAA
- a CDS encoding NuoI/complex I 23 kDa subunit family protein, which produces MFGKGLLTGMWVTLKTVFGKKDTVEYPDVKIPMTARFRGGVIDLNVQKCIACGLCALSCPNEAIALTTEKTEDNKKRLSSYHYVSGYCLFCNLCIEACPTKAIVWDKNYEIASYHKEFLNYDCMARAAAAQTKPAEAAIVQDTVVNREGGVSLGG; this is translated from the coding sequence ATGTTCGGAAAAGGTCTATTAACCGGTATGTGGGTTACCTTGAAAACAGTCTTCGGCAAAAAAGATACTGTTGAATACCCGGATGTCAAGATTCCGATGACAGCCCGCTTCCGCGGTGGCGTAATTGATCTCAACGTGCAAAAATGCATTGCGTGCGGGCTGTGCGCACTATCGTGCCCGAATGAGGCCATCGCGCTGACGACGGAAAAAACGGAAGATAATAAGAAGCGGCTATCGTCGTATCACTACGTGTCCGGTTACTGCTTGTTCTGCAATCTTTGTATTGAAGCCTGTCCTACGAAGGCGATTGTCTGGGATAAAAACTACGAAATTGCATCTTATCACAAAGAATTTCTCAATTATGACTGTATGGCCCGAGCCGCGGCTGCTCAAACCAAGCCAGCCGAGGCGGCGATCGTTCAGGATACGGTAGTAAACAGAGAGGGAGGGGTCAGCCTTGGCGGGTGA
- a CDS encoding NADH-quinone oxidoreductase subunit J: MAGDVVYTVAFYALATLCLAAAAGVIFQKNLVHSALCLALTFVGIAGLYVLLQADYLAAVQLLVYNGAVAIMIVIGIMLTQQGDMAKSNPSNRLVIPAAVVSIALLAVSGWAVYGTKWTVSSQAPATSLEAISKLLFNDYAVAFEAAAVLLLVAMVGAITLAKGADE; encoded by the coding sequence TTGGCGGGTGATGTTGTCTACACAGTCGCGTTTTATGCACTGGCGACGCTTTGTCTGGCTGCTGCCGCAGGCGTGATCTTTCAGAAAAATTTGGTTCATAGTGCCTTGTGTCTGGCGCTGACGTTTGTCGGCATCGCCGGATTATATGTACTGCTGCAGGCTGACTATTTGGCTGCTGTGCAGCTGCTGGTGTATAACGGCGCGGTGGCGATCATGATCGTTATCGGAATTATGCTGACCCAGCAGGGGGATATGGCGAAAAGCAATCCTTCTAACCGATTGGTCATTCCAGCCGCTGTAGTGTCAATAGCGCTGCTAGCTGTGTCTGGCTGGGCGGTTTATGGCACAAAATGGACGGTTTCCAGTCAGGCTCCTGCCACTTCGCTGGAAGCGATCTCTAAGCTGCTGTTTAACGACTATGCTGTGGCGTTTGAAGCTGCCGCCGTGTTGCTACTGGTCGCCATGGTAGGCGCGATTACGCTGGCGAAGGGGGCGGATGAATGA
- the nuoH gene encoding NADH-quinone oxidoreductase subunit NuoH: MEQSILVYAANFLRQLLGQFLPGPFWVDAVMMFVGINCIIGIISGAAMIFVWLERRVAGYMQVRLGPNRVGPFGLLQPVADALKLLGKEDIQPTAVDKKVWALAPILLFIPTMAAYAVIPFDKGVSYADLHIGVFYFVAVSSQATLPFLMAGWGSNNKYSLLGGMRTVAQMISYEIPMVFSILGVVMLTGSLKLSDIVTSQASVWNIVLQPVAFIIYVIAATAEVNRTPFDLVEAESEIVAGPFTEYSGMRYSLFFMAEYANLLAVSMIATTLFLGGWNGPWLPGWIWFAIKSLAMVYVIMWFRWTFPRLRVDQLMHFGWKVLLPLALVNMLATGLGIYLFGLMS, translated from the coding sequence ATGGAACAAAGTATTTTAGTCTACGCCGCGAATTTCCTGCGCCAGCTGCTGGGCCAATTCCTGCCAGGGCCGTTCTGGGTGGACGCGGTTATGATGTTTGTCGGTATTAACTGCATCATCGGCATCATCAGCGGGGCGGCAATGATTTTTGTCTGGCTGGAACGCCGGGTTGCGGGTTATATGCAAGTCCGTCTGGGGCCCAACCGGGTTGGTCCGTTTGGTCTCCTGCAGCCGGTTGCTGATGCCTTAAAATTGCTGGGCAAAGAAGATATTCAACCAACGGCTGTCGATAAAAAGGTTTGGGCTCTGGCGCCAATCCTGCTGTTCATTCCGACAATGGCGGCCTATGCGGTTATCCCGTTTGATAAAGGGGTATCATACGCCGATTTGCATATTGGTGTCTTCTATTTCGTGGCTGTGTCGTCTCAGGCAACACTGCCGTTTCTCATGGCCGGCTGGGGCTCTAACAACAAATACTCGTTGCTTGGCGGGATGCGTACAGTCGCCCAGATGATCAGCTATGAAATTCCGATGGTTTTTTCCATCTTAGGCGTGGTCATGCTGACAGGGTCGCTCAAACTGAGCGATATTGTCACCTCGCAGGCTAGTGTATGGAATATTGTTTTGCAGCCGGTTGCGTTCATCATTTACGTTATCGCCGCGACTGCTGAAGTCAATCGGACTCCGTTTGATTTGGTGGAAGCCGAATCAGAGATTGTAGCCGGTCCGTTCACAGAGTATAGCGGCATGCGCTATTCACTGTTTTTCATGGCTGAATATGCCAACCTGTTAGCTGTCTCGATGATTGCAACAACATTGTTCTTGGGCGGCTGGAACGGTCCTTGGCTGCCGGGCTGGATATGGTTCGCCATCAAGAGTCTGGCGATGGTTTATGTTATTATGTGGTTTCGCTGGACGTTTCCCCGACTCAGAGTAGACCAGCTGATGCACTTCGGCTGGAAAGTCCTGCTGCCGCTGGCGCTTGTCAATATGCTGGCAACTGGGCTGGGCATCTACCTGTTCGGGCTGATGAGTTAG
- a CDS encoding NADH-quinone oxidoreductase subunit D, whose amino-acid sequence MLRTEVYTLNMGPQHPSTHGVLRVILELDGETVVHARPDVGYLHRGIEKLAESRTYPQVTPYTDRLDYVSGMSNNLAYCLTVEKLLGAEIPERAQYLRVIMAELNRIASHFVCIGSMAIDTGAVTGMIFAFRGRERVLDLFDLICGSRMTYNYVRIGGVMADVTPEFMTALEKFVEDFPELLGKYDTLMTGNEIYYHRLVSTGKISGERALALGVTGPILRASGVDVDLRRDQPYSGYDRFKFSVPLRQNGDNWDRYTIRLDEMRQSIEIIKQAMASLPEGPIMAKIPKVIKPPKGEAYHCIESPRGELGFYIVSDGGLKPYRMHVRRPSFINLSALDDMCRGDKLSDVVVSLATLDPILGEVDC is encoded by the coding sequence ATGCTAAGAACGGAAGTCTATACACTCAATATGGGTCCGCAGCACCCTAGCACGCATGGTGTTTTGCGGGTCATCCTCGAACTGGATGGGGAGACTGTGGTGCATGCTAGACCGGATGTCGGCTACCTGCATCGCGGCATTGAAAAGCTGGCCGAAAGCCGTACGTATCCCCAAGTGACACCGTATACCGATCGACTGGACTACGTTAGCGGGATGAGCAACAATTTAGCGTATTGCCTGACGGTAGAGAAGCTTCTCGGCGCTGAGATCCCTGAACGGGCACAGTATTTGCGGGTGATTATGGCGGAACTGAATCGCATTGCCAGCCATTTCGTCTGCATCGGCTCGATGGCGATCGATACAGGCGCAGTGACAGGCATGATTTTTGCTTTTCGCGGTCGTGAACGAGTCCTGGACTTATTTGATTTAATTTGCGGTTCCCGCATGACTTACAATTATGTTCGCATCGGCGGCGTTATGGCGGATGTGACGCCTGAATTTATGACCGCCTTGGAAAAGTTTGTTGAGGATTTCCCCGAATTACTCGGCAAATACGATACCCTGATGACTGGCAATGAGATATACTACCACCGGCTGGTGAGTACGGGAAAAATTTCCGGTGAGCGGGCGCTTGCCCTCGGCGTGACGGGCCCCATTCTGCGCGCCAGCGGCGTAGATGTCGATTTGCGCCGGGATCAGCCATATTCTGGGTACGACCGGTTCAAGTTTTCTGTGCCGCTGCGCCAGAATGGCGACAACTGGGATCGCTATACTATTCGTTTGGACGAGATGCGCCAGAGCATCGAGATTATCAAACAGGCGATGGCTTCACTGCCGGAAGGCCCGATTATGGCGAAGATTCCCAAAGTGATCAAACCACCGAAAGGCGAGGCCTATCATTGCATCGAAAGCCCGCGCGGCGAGCTGGGCTTCTACATTGTCAGCGACGGAGGACTAAAGCCGTACCGTATGCATGTGCGCCGTCCCTCGTTTATTAACTTGTCGGCGCTGGATGACATGTGCCGCGGTGATAAGTTGTCAGATGTGGTGGTTTCGTTAGCGACGCTCGATCCGATCTTGGGCGAAGTGGACTGCTGA
- a CDS encoding NADH-quinone oxidoreductase subunit C produces MAGKYVAIDALQALVAEIVGLELVGDCPELYVTPEAVLLAGEKLKNSPSLQFDHLASVTAVDYPEYIELVYHLYSRTLKHELVMKVRTQKQGDKLPKAASVVSLWPTADFQEREVYDLMGVTFTGHPDLRRILLPEDFVGHPLRKEFKFPSLRERGVTPC; encoded by the coding sequence ATGGCTGGTAAGTATGTCGCGATAGACGCGCTTCAGGCGCTTGTCGCTGAAATAGTTGGTCTGGAGTTAGTCGGCGATTGTCCTGAACTATATGTGACGCCAGAGGCGGTGCTGCTGGCAGGAGAAAAGCTGAAAAATTCACCCTCGCTGCAGTTTGATCATTTGGCCAGCGTGACGGCGGTGGATTACCCTGAGTACATTGAGCTGGTGTATCACCTGTATTCCCGTACGTTGAAGCATGAGCTGGTTATGAAGGTGCGGACACAAAAACAGGGGGACAAGCTGCCGAAGGCGGCATCAGTCGTTTCGCTGTGGCCGACGGCGGATTTTCAGGAGCGGGAAGTGTATGATTTAATGGGAGTAACCTTCACAGGTCATCCCGACCTGCGGCGCATCTTGCTGCCGGAGGACTTTGTCGGTCATCCGCTGCGCAAAGAGTTTAAATTCCCATCGCTACGGGAGAGGGGTGTGACGCCATGCTAA